In Acidobacteriota bacterium, the following proteins share a genomic window:
- the htpG gene encoding molecular chaperone HtpG, whose translation MSEQAQTFEFQAETQQLLNLMIHSLYTNKEIFLRELVSNASDALDRLRFEALTRPELIGDDELEIRLEPDADARTLTIHDNGIGMNRDEVIANIGTIAKSGTRELMEKVRAGESEAQLAELIGQFGVGFYSSFMVADRVVLVTRRAGESGATRWESSGDGRYDLAEASRDSHGTSITLHLKAADGEDGIDDFTQEWPLRQVVKRYSDFVTYPVRLKVEREKPKLDDEGNPVEGGDTESVVEDLTLNSMKPIWTRSESEVEGDELKEFYRHISHDWNDPMQPIWLKAEGRFEYQALLFIPGSAPYDLYYMAFKAGLQLYVRRVLIMEHCEDLLPRYLRFLKGVVEASDLPLNVSRELLQQNRQMAAIRKGLVRKVLDTLRKMKQDEGERYLEFWGEFGRALKEGVGEEQDYRDRVIELLLFESSHGEELTSLADYVGRMGEDQNEIYYLTGESREAVAASPHLEAFRDKEIEVLYLVDPVDELMVQSLHEYEGKALKSVGKGTVDLTAEEDKEAKKKEMEELEESFSPLLEALQKSLDETVKQVRLSGRLTTSPACLVGAEHDYSPQLEKLLQKGKGGGAKQRRILELNPEHDIVRSLLDRHQADAEDGAVGDYAELLLGYATLAEGSELTNPVRFNSLVVELLSRGLAAEGG comes from the coding sequence GTGAGCGAGCAAGCCCAGACCTTCGAGTTTCAAGCCGAGACGCAGCAGCTTCTCAACTTGATGATCCACTCCCTGTACACCAACAAGGAGATCTTCCTCCGCGAGTTGGTGTCCAACGCCTCCGACGCCCTCGACCGATTGCGCTTCGAGGCCCTGACCCGCCCCGAGCTGATCGGCGACGACGAGCTGGAGATCCGCCTCGAGCCGGATGCCGACGCCCGCACCCTGACCATTCACGACAACGGCATCGGGATGAATCGCGACGAGGTGATCGCCAACATCGGCACCATCGCCAAGTCCGGGACTCGTGAGCTGATGGAGAAGGTGCGGGCGGGCGAGTCGGAAGCTCAGCTCGCCGAGCTCATCGGGCAGTTCGGTGTCGGCTTCTACTCCTCCTTCATGGTGGCCGACCGGGTCGTGCTGGTCACCCGTCGGGCGGGGGAGAGTGGGGCGACGCGCTGGGAGTCCTCGGGGGATGGTCGCTACGACCTCGCCGAGGCCAGCCGTGACAGCCACGGCACCTCCATCACCCTCCACCTCAAGGCCGCCGATGGCGAGGACGGCATCGATGACTTCACCCAGGAATGGCCGCTGCGCCAGGTGGTCAAGCGCTACTCCGACTTCGTCACCTACCCGGTTCGTCTGAAGGTCGAGCGCGAGAAGCCGAAGCTCGACGACGAGGGCAATCCGGTCGAAGGCGGTGACACCGAATCGGTGGTCGAAGACCTCACCCTCAACTCGATGAAGCCGATTTGGACGCGCTCCGAGTCAGAGGTCGAGGGCGACGAGCTGAAGGAGTTCTACCGCCACATCTCGCACGACTGGAACGACCCCATGCAGCCCATCTGGCTGAAGGCGGAAGGGCGTTTCGAGTACCAGGCCCTGCTGTTCATCCCGGGCTCGGCGCCCTACGACCTCTACTACATGGCCTTCAAGGCGGGGTTGCAGCTCTACGTCCGCCGGGTCCTGATCATGGAGCACTGCGAGGACCTTCTGCCGCGCTACCTGCGCTTTCTCAAGGGCGTGGTGGAGGCTTCCGATCTGCCCCTCAACGTCTCCCGCGAGCTGCTGCAGCAGAACCGCCAGATGGCGGCTATCCGCAAGGGGCTGGTGCGCAAAGTCCTCGACACGCTGCGCAAGATGAAACAGGACGAGGGGGAGCGTTACCTCGAATTCTGGGGCGAGTTCGGCCGCGCCCTCAAGGAAGGGGTGGGCGAGGAGCAGGACTACCGCGACCGCGTCATCGAGCTCCTGCTCTTCGAGAGCTCCCACGGCGAGGAGCTGACCTCCTTGGCCGACTACGTGGGCCGCATGGGTGAGGACCAGAACGAGATCTACTACCTCACCGGCGAGTCGCGCGAGGCGGTTGCCGCGTCACCCCATCTCGAGGCCTTCCGCGACAAGGAGATCGAGGTTCTCTATCTGGTCGATCCGGTCGATGAGCTGATGGTGCAGTCGCTCCACGAGTACGAAGGCAAGGCCTTGAAGTCGGTCGGCAAGGGCACCGTGGACTTGACTGCGGAAGAGGACAAGGAAGCCAAGAAGAAGGAGATGGAGGAGCTCGAGGAGAGCTTCTCGCCGCTCCTCGAGGCCCTCCAGAAGTCCCTCGACGAGACGGTCAAGCAGGTGCGCCTCTCGGGGCGCCTGACGACCTCGCCGGCTTGCCTGGTCGGGGCCGAGCACGACTACAGCCCGCAGCTCGAGAAGCTGCTGCAGAAGGGCAAGGGAGGAGGCGCCAAGCAGCGCCGGATCCTCGAGCTCAACCCCGAGCACGACATCGTCCGAAGCCTGCTGGATCGCCACCAGGCCGATGCCGAAGACGGCGCCGTTGGCGACTATGCGGAGCTGCTGCTCGGCTATGCGACCCTGGCGGAGGGATCCGAGCTGACCAACCCGGTGCGCTTCAACAGCCTGGTCGTCGAGCTGTTGTCTCGCGGCTTGGCCGCCGAGGGCGGCTGA
- a CDS encoding M64 family metallopeptidase has protein sequence MRVTSLFLGLALAVPALADFDQHFTERTLRFDYHHAGTAGEEHIALDTLRLEGPWPGSRTRLIDDTNLGKYLFEVVDPTTHRVLYSRGFASIYGEWETTAEARSHWRTFHESQRFPEPRRPAQLVLKKRAADGAFREIFSRRIDPAGRFVDRSPLAPAGKPWVVFENGPAATKVDLLILGDGYQAGELEKFRRDVERLTAYLFETEPFSHHRSDFNVRAIDVASHDSGIADPREPGHQGWRNTPLGLSYNAFDSERYVLTYANRELREIAALAPYDALILLANNRKYGGGGIYNLWTTAAAGSNQAPYLVVHEFGHSFAGLGDEYYTSQVSYEDSISGSAEPWEPNITALLDPDDLKWKDLATPDVPLPTPWNQERYDEASLEYQAKRQALRAAGAGEEQMEALFAEVKAVTAPLLQSESHYGAVGAFEGAGYQAKGLYRPAADCIMFTRNPRGFCPVCSSAIEKVIALYAE, from the coding sequence ATGCGCGTCACCAGCCTCTTTCTCGGCCTCGCCCTCGCCGTGCCCGCCCTGGCGGACTTCGACCAGCACTTCACGGAGCGCACCCTGCGCTTCGACTATCACCACGCGGGCACCGCCGGCGAGGAGCACATCGCCCTCGATACCCTGCGCCTCGAAGGCCCCTGGCCGGGGAGTCGCACTCGCTTGATCGACGACACCAACCTCGGCAAGTACCTGTTCGAGGTGGTCGACCCGACCACCCACCGGGTCCTCTATTCGCGCGGCTTCGCCAGCATCTACGGGGAATGGGAGACCACCGCCGAAGCGCGCAGCCATTGGCGCACCTTCCACGAGAGCCAGCGCTTTCCGGAGCCTCGCCGGCCCGCCCAGCTAGTGCTCAAAAAGCGCGCCGCCGACGGCGCCTTTCGCGAGATCTTCAGTCGCCGCATCGATCCCGCCGGCCGCTTCGTCGACCGCTCGCCCCTGGCCCCCGCCGGCAAGCCCTGGGTGGTGTTCGAAAACGGACCCGCCGCCACCAAGGTGGACCTGCTGATCCTCGGCGACGGTTACCAGGCGGGCGAGCTCGAGAAATTCCGTCGCGACGTCGAGCGTCTCACCGCCTACCTGTTCGAAACCGAGCCCTTCTCCCACCACCGCAGCGACTTCAACGTTCGCGCCATCGACGTCGCGTCCCATGACTCGGGCATCGCCGATCCCCGTGAGCCCGGCCACCAGGGCTGGCGCAATACTCCTCTCGGCCTGTCCTACAACGCCTTCGACTCCGAGCGCTATGTGCTCACCTACGCCAACCGCGAGCTGCGCGAGATCGCCGCCCTGGCGCCCTATGACGCCCTCATCTTGCTCGCCAACAACCGCAAGTACGGCGGCGGCGGAATCTACAACCTGTGGACCACGGCGGCCGCCGGCAGCAATCAGGCGCCCTACCTGGTGGTGCACGAGTTCGGCCACTCCTTCGCCGGCCTGGGGGACGAGTACTACACCTCGCAGGTGTCCTACGAAGACTCGATCAGCGGCTCCGCCGAGCCCTGGGAGCCCAACATCACCGCGCTGCTCGATCCGGACGACCTGAAGTGGAAGGATCTCGCCACGCCGGACGTTCCGTTGCCGACGCCCTGGAATCAGGAGCGCTATGACGAGGCCTCCCTCGAGTACCAGGCCAAACGTCAGGCGCTGCGCGCCGCCGGCGCCGGCGAGGAGCAGATGGAAGCGCTCTTCGCCGAGGTCAAGGCGGTCACCGCGCCGCTGTTGCAGAGTGAATCCCACTACGGGGCCGTCGGCGCCTTCGAGGGTGCCGGCTACCAGGCGAAGGGCCTCTACCGACCGGCCGCCGACTGCATCATGTTCACGCGCAACCCGCGCGGCTTCTGCCCGGTGTGCTCGAGCGCCATCGAAAAGGTGATCGCCCTCTACGCCGAGTAG
- a CDS encoding VRR-NUC domain-containing protein, which produces MEPAPQRPLPEGYYVANFITLLDQVEQRYGDLLTAEEHSLRERFLGLSEGAQRLYVRLASRRGPVFRRDRLAYPEIPRLDAALEDLEAAHLGDRGDPDDFAPRIGLLLKAELTDLARQLLPHQRVSGESKADLRQRLLDEASPASLSLVLGDFEVVRPLDLELVDLYQLLFFGNFGQNLTEFVLRDLGVVTFESYSLDPDLRRFPDRVALDDTLELHTIRQHLAELLEAGDVDAVEAVGRSVLARCDPWHQLCQRPLDSLLLAAGRALERASRCHAALALFEPVKRPPGRERRARLHHRLGRDDEALALCTAMTAEPRDETEIAFADRFAHLVLRRQGKAEPRPRPRRCSQDLALPCGEPDDGAIEERVLAHFANHGRQGFFAENWLWRSLYGLAFWDIVFAPVAGAFEHPFQYGPLDLTRPDFRPPREGLIEARLDHLRHHREIGSLSRELLATYERKRGLANRLVPWNEELKSALELALGRLHGPQLAAVCDRLSGGLRRYGRGLPDLFVTAADPDDLGFTLYEVKGPGDTLRPEQGRWIDFLNRNRLPTKLLRVTWRSDAACYDRVDGESPSPPP; this is translated from the coding sequence ATGGAACCTGCTCCCCAGCGCCCTCTCCCGGAGGGCTACTACGTCGCCAACTTCATCACCCTGCTCGACCAAGTCGAGCAGCGCTATGGCGACCTGCTGACCGCCGAGGAACACTCCCTACGCGAGCGCTTCCTCGGCCTGTCCGAGGGCGCCCAGCGGCTCTATGTGCGGTTGGCCTCGCGCCGCGGACCGGTGTTCCGGCGCGATCGGCTGGCCTATCCGGAAATCCCTCGCCTCGACGCCGCCCTCGAAGACCTCGAGGCGGCACACCTCGGCGACCGCGGCGACCCGGATGACTTCGCCCCTCGGATCGGTCTCCTCCTCAAGGCCGAGCTCACCGACCTCGCCCGCCAGCTCCTGCCGCACCAGCGCGTCTCCGGCGAAAGCAAGGCCGATCTGCGCCAGCGCCTGCTGGACGAGGCATCGCCCGCATCCCTGAGTCTGGTCCTCGGCGACTTCGAAGTGGTTCGACCCCTCGATCTCGAGCTGGTCGACCTCTACCAGCTCCTGTTCTTCGGCAATTTCGGTCAAAACCTCACCGAGTTCGTTCTGCGCGATCTCGGCGTGGTGACCTTCGAAAGCTACTCTCTGGATCCGGACCTGCGCCGATTTCCGGATCGCGTCGCTCTCGACGACACCCTCGAGCTGCACACTATCCGGCAACATCTCGCGGAGCTCCTGGAGGCCGGCGATGTCGACGCCGTCGAGGCCGTCGGGCGCTCGGTGCTGGCTCGCTGCGACCCATGGCATCAACTCTGTCAACGCCCCCTCGACAGTCTCCTGCTGGCCGCTGGGCGAGCTCTCGAACGGGCCTCCCGATGCCATGCCGCCCTCGCCCTCTTCGAGCCGGTGAAGCGCCCGCCGGGCCGCGAACGGCGAGCCCGTCTGCACCACCGCTTGGGTCGAGACGACGAGGCCCTCGCCCTCTGCACCGCCATGACCGCCGAGCCGCGGGACGAGACCGAAATCGCTTTCGCCGACCGCTTCGCGCACCTGGTGCTGCGGCGCCAGGGGAAGGCGGAGCCCCGGCCACGGCCGCGCCGGTGCAGCCAGGATCTCGCCCTGCCCTGCGGCGAACCGGACGACGGAGCCATCGAGGAGCGCGTTCTGGCGCACTTTGCGAACCACGGACGCCAGGGATTCTTCGCCGAGAATTGGCTCTGGCGCAGCCTCTACGGACTGGCCTTCTGGGACATCGTCTTCGCCCCCGTCGCCGGCGCCTTCGAGCACCCCTTCCAGTACGGCCCTCTCGACCTGACGAGGCCGGACTTCCGGCCCCCACGAGAAGGCTTGATCGAGGCCCGCCTGGACCATCTTCGTCATCACCGAGAAATCGGCAGCCTGAGCCGCGAGCTGCTCGCCACCTATGAGCGCAAGCGCGGCTTGGCCAACCGGCTGGTGCCCTGGAACGAGGAGCTGAAGTCGGCCCTCGAGCTCGCCCTCGGGCGCCTCCACGGCCCCCAGCTCGCCGCCGTCTGCGACCGACTCAGCGGCGGCCTGCGGCGCTACGGCCGCGGACTTCCGGACCTCTTCGTGACCGCCGCCGATCCTGACGACCTCGGCTTCACCCTCTACGAGGTCAAAGGCCCCGGCGACACGCTGCGTCCGGAACAGGGCCGGTGGATCGATTTCCTCAACCGGAACCGACTGCCGACAAAGCTCTTACGGGTCACCTGGAGGAGCGATGCCGCATGCTACGATCGAGTCGATGGCGAATCCCCTTCGCCACCGCCTTGA
- a CDS encoding WS/DGAT domain-containing protein, with protein sequence MTESPARQRIASPDLLWLQDSPHNLMNIVGIHTLDRIDAPTLRELWTERVLGLDQGRRYPRFTQRVVEDRGRSYWQRDDAFAVERHIFEVPEEGPWSDQRLKSFLGHLAADPLPRDRPLWQLVIIPELDNGRSAVITRIHHCMGDGMALIPILFSLQDPLEPAAPKRRDDPTGKVAKPRASKATLALKAPLLGPLVMLRKMIARADRSILHGPQPSGEKRVAWSEPIPLTAIKELKNAYGATVNDVLMAAIAGAFRRYVETASGEPVASLRASVPVNIRAAGTTPKMENRFATVLLELPAGIAHGGERVAEVKRRMDALKRSVEPLVMFGAVSVVLKTLPKAASRAVADFFANKCTCVLTNVPGPQEPVAMADRRIHEMMFWVPQRAKIGIGVSILSFAGAVRLGVISDVELLPEPHALVDAFGAELADLEAGRPSP encoded by the coding sequence ATGACCGAGTCCCCCGCACGCCAGCGCATCGCCAGCCCCGATCTCCTGTGGCTGCAGGACTCGCCCCACAACCTGATGAACATCGTGGGGATCCACACCCTCGATCGCATCGACGCCCCGACCCTCCGCGAGCTGTGGACCGAGCGCGTGCTCGGTCTCGACCAGGGCCGGCGCTACCCACGCTTCACCCAACGAGTGGTCGAAGACCGCGGGCGCTCCTACTGGCAGCGAGACGACGCCTTCGCCGTCGAGCGGCACATTTTCGAGGTTCCGGAGGAGGGTCCCTGGAGCGATCAGCGCCTGAAATCGTTCCTCGGCCACCTCGCCGCCGATCCCCTGCCCCGAGACCGCCCTCTCTGGCAGCTAGTGATCATTCCCGAGCTCGACAACGGCCGCAGCGCCGTCATCACCCGCATCCACCACTGCATGGGCGATGGTATGGCGCTGATCCCGATCTTGTTCTCGCTTCAGGATCCCCTCGAGCCGGCGGCGCCGAAGCGCCGCGACGACCCCACCGGCAAGGTGGCGAAGCCGCGGGCGAGCAAGGCGACCCTCGCCCTCAAGGCCCCTCTCCTGGGCCCGCTGGTGATGCTACGCAAGATGATCGCGCGCGCCGACCGCAGCATTCTCCACGGCCCTCAGCCGAGCGGCGAGAAGCGCGTCGCCTGGTCCGAGCCGATCCCCTTGACCGCCATCAAGGAGCTCAAGAATGCCTACGGCGCCACCGTCAATGACGTCCTGATGGCGGCCATCGCCGGCGCCTTCCGGCGCTATGTCGAAACTGCCTCGGGCGAGCCCGTCGCCAGCCTGCGGGCCTCGGTACCGGTCAACATTCGCGCCGCCGGAACGACACCCAAAATGGAGAATCGCTTCGCCACCGTGCTGCTTGAGCTTCCCGCCGGAATCGCCCACGGCGGTGAGCGCGTCGCCGAGGTCAAGCGCCGGATGGACGCCCTCAAGCGCTCCGTCGAGCCGCTGGTGATGTTCGGAGCGGTGAGTGTCGTCCTCAAGACCCTGCCGAAGGCCGCCAGCCGAGCCGTGGCCGACTTCTTCGCCAACAAGTGCACCTGCGTGTTGACCAACGTTCCCGGGCCCCAGGAACCCGTGGCGATGGCCGATCGGCGAATTCACGAAATGATGTTCTGGGTCCCGCAGCGCGCCAAGATCGGCATCGGCGTGTCGATCCTGAGCTTCGCCGGCGCCGTCCGCCTGGGGGTGATCAGCGATGTCGAGCTGCTCCCCGAGCCCCACGCCCTGGTGGACGCTTTCGGGGCCGAGTTGGCGGACCTCGAGGCCGGCCGGCCGAGCCCCTGA
- a CDS encoding DUF3179 domain-containing (seleno)protein, with translation MAAADRKLPEPHPDLPKEFKQLLPRGGIPSVDNPQFVNAAEAEIADDAWVLGVALDGEARAYSLNLLNRHEIVNDRIGERLFAAVWUPLANTAVVYGRSYQGKELNFEPSGGLLHASLVMQDKETSSYWAIMTGDSLAGPFQGTALDELPLGEKATWADWKARYPHTTVLSVEGEEHVQNNPYDNYFASEKGFRGSTAEDDRLPTKEPIFAFFHDDKPRAIVLAGVAGGAIVRLGERDLFLHRPAGAPLFRSTAAHLGDRGSFSQRDGAWHHGDQAFDPASGRFSGEVERLEGFDTFWFNFSETHPKVKILRPEKG, from the coding sequence TTGGCGGCGGCCGACCGCAAGCTGCCGGAGCCTCACCCGGACCTGCCGAAGGAGTTCAAACAGCTCCTACCGCGCGGCGGCATCCCCTCCGTCGACAACCCTCAGTTCGTCAACGCCGCAGAGGCCGAGATCGCCGACGATGCCTGGGTACTGGGCGTCGCCCTCGACGGCGAGGCGCGGGCTTACAGCCTCAACCTGCTGAATCGCCACGAGATCGTCAACGACCGGATCGGAGAGCGGCTGTTCGCCGCCGTGTGGTGACCGCTCGCCAACACGGCCGTCGTGTACGGCCGCAGCTACCAGGGCAAAGAGCTCAACTTCGAGCCCTCCGGAGGTCTTCTCCACGCCTCCCTGGTGATGCAGGACAAGGAGACCAGCTCCTACTGGGCGATCATGACCGGCGACTCCCTCGCCGGCCCATTCCAGGGCACCGCCCTCGACGAGCTGCCGCTCGGTGAGAAGGCGACCTGGGCAGACTGGAAGGCGCGCTACCCGCACACCACCGTGCTGTCGGTGGAGGGCGAAGAGCACGTTCAAAACAATCCCTACGACAACTACTTCGCCTCCGAGAAGGGCTTCCGCGGCAGCACCGCTGAGGACGACCGGCTACCGACCAAGGAGCCGATCTTCGCCTTCTTCCATGACGACAAGCCGCGCGCCATCGTGCTCGCCGGCGTCGCCGGCGGCGCCATCGTCCGACTGGGCGAGCGCGACCTCTTCCTGCATCGCCCGGCCGGCGCTCCGCTCTTCCGCTCCACCGCCGCCCACCTCGGCGACCGCGGCAGCTTCAGCCAACGCGACGGCGCCTGGCACCACGGCGATCAAGCCTTCGACCCGGCGAGCGGCAGGTTCTCGGGCGAGGTCGAACGCCTCGAAGGATTCGACACCTTCTGGTTCAACTTCTCGGAGACCCATCCGAAAGTGAAGATCCTGCGGCCGGAAAAGGGCTGA
- a CDS encoding cytochrome c peroxidase — MRLPKAPLLLCLALAFLVACATVQVAPIGYRVELPLGFPPVPVPDGNPMTAEKITLGKQLFFDPALSADGSLSCASCHLPDKAFCDGEPLPLGVGGVLGVRNAPSLLNVAYQPELLWIGEEPSLEAQVEYPVIHPKEMRRDDPAEAVEDVAANPAYAVLFDQAFGDSEVTFERISQAIATYERTLIAGDSPFDRYYFANDRGALSAEALAGWDLFQNKAGCVSCHSFDRQQPFFTDFEYHNTGIGFDYEKIDLGRFYVTLMPEDRGRFKTPSLRNVEITGPYMHDGRFDTLEAVVDFYVEGGIENRFQDERIEPLDLSEDEQAALVAFLESLTSSDLRIGY, encoded by the coding sequence ATGCGCTTGCCGAAAGCCCCTCTGCTCCTCTGCCTGGCGCTGGCCTTCCTGGTGGCCTGTGCCACCGTGCAGGTCGCGCCGATCGGCTACCGGGTCGAGTTACCTCTCGGGTTCCCTCCGGTCCCGGTACCGGACGGCAATCCGATGACGGCGGAAAAGATCACCCTCGGCAAGCAACTGTTCTTCGATCCGGCCTTGAGCGCCGATGGCTCTCTGAGCTGCGCCAGCTGCCATCTGCCGGACAAGGCCTTCTGCGACGGCGAGCCCTTGCCGCTGGGGGTGGGAGGGGTCCTCGGAGTGCGCAATGCGCCGTCCCTGCTCAACGTCGCTTACCAGCCGGAGCTGCTCTGGATCGGAGAGGAGCCGTCCCTCGAGGCGCAGGTCGAGTACCCGGTGATCCATCCCAAGGAGATGCGCCGCGACGACCCGGCCGAAGCGGTCGAGGATGTGGCGGCAAACCCGGCCTACGCGGTGCTCTTCGACCAGGCCTTTGGCGATTCGGAGGTGACCTTCGAGCGCATCTCCCAGGCCATTGCGACCTACGAACGCACGTTGATCGCCGGCGACTCGCCCTTCGACCGCTACTACTTCGCGAATGATCGCGGAGCCCTTTCGGCCGAGGCCCTCGCCGGTTGGGACCTGTTCCAGAACAAGGCCGGCTGCGTGAGCTGCCACAGCTTCGATCGGCAGCAGCCCTTCTTCACCGACTTCGAGTACCACAACACCGGCATCGGCTTCGACTACGAGAAGATCGACCTCGGTCGCTTCTACGTCACCCTGATGCCGGAGGACCGCGGCCGCTTCAAGACCCCGAGCCTGCGCAACGTCGAGATCACCGGACCGTACATGCACGATGGCCGCTTCGATACCCTCGAAGCGGTGGTCGACTTCTACGTCGAAGGTGGAATCGAGAACCGCTTCCAGGACGAGCGCATCGAGCCCCTCGACCTCAGCGAAGACGAGCAGGCCGCCCTGGTCGCCTTTCTCGAAAGCCTCACCAGCTCCGATCTCCGGATCGGCTACTGA
- a CDS encoding succinylglutamate desuccinylase/aspartoacylase family protein has translation MSVATLPQAPAYAERVIGRRRGQEPGPTLICVAALHGNEPAGVEGLQRVFADLEGAAVLRGELVGLIGNRKALAAGKRFLEDDLNRIWTDDRLRRLRGGELPVGAEDEEMLALADEIERARVAARGPVYVLDLHTTSGPGSAFALLDDTLPNRAFALEFPVPLILGLEEELAGPLLHHLVGQGMVTTGFESGQHDDPAAIDGAEAAVWVALEAAGLIDHGSRSEVAAGRQLLAKVAAGLPHVTEVRYRHAIVPEDGFRMEPGFASFDPVAEAQHLGSDVGGAVRAPETGLILMPLYQSQGEDGFFIIRPISPGWLKISRRMRRLRLERFLHWLPGVRRHPEREETFVVNRRIARWFALEIFHLLGFRRHGLLGDELVVSRRADDTPIA, from the coding sequence ATGTCGGTTGCGACGCTACCCCAAGCCCCTGCCTATGCTGAACGAGTGATCGGCCGCCGTCGCGGTCAGGAGCCCGGTCCGACCCTGATCTGCGTCGCGGCACTGCATGGCAACGAGCCGGCGGGAGTCGAGGGGCTGCAGCGGGTGTTCGCGGACCTCGAAGGCGCCGCCGTCTTGCGGGGAGAGCTGGTGGGCTTGATCGGCAACCGCAAGGCCCTCGCCGCCGGCAAGCGTTTCCTCGAAGACGACCTCAACCGCATCTGGACGGACGACCGCCTGCGTCGCTTGCGCGGCGGTGAGCTGCCGGTCGGTGCCGAAGACGAGGAAATGCTCGCCCTGGCGGACGAGATCGAACGGGCTCGGGTGGCGGCCCGGGGCCCGGTCTACGTGCTCGACCTCCACACCACCTCAGGACCGGGCTCGGCCTTCGCCCTGCTCGATGACACGCTGCCCAATCGCGCCTTTGCCCTCGAGTTTCCGGTGCCCTTGATTCTCGGCCTGGAGGAAGAGCTCGCCGGGCCCCTGCTGCATCACTTGGTGGGGCAGGGGATGGTGACCACCGGCTTCGAAAGCGGTCAGCATGACGACCCGGCGGCCATCGATGGTGCCGAGGCGGCGGTCTGGGTGGCCCTCGAAGCGGCCGGGCTGATCGATCACGGGAGCCGCTCTGAGGTGGCTGCCGGGCGGCAGCTCCTGGCCAAGGTCGCCGCCGGATTGCCCCATGTCACGGAGGTGCGCTACCGCCACGCCATCGTGCCCGAAGACGGTTTCCGGATGGAGCCCGGATTCGCCAGCTTCGACCCGGTGGCGGAGGCCCAGCACCTGGGGAGCGATGTCGGCGGGGCGGTGAGAGCACCGGAGACGGGCCTCATCCTGATGCCGCTCTACCAAAGTCAAGGAGAGGACGGGTTCTTCATCATCCGGCCGATCAGCCCGGGCTGGCTGAAGATCTCTCGTCGTATGCGCCGGCTGCGCCTCGAGCGCTTTCTCCACTGGTTGCCGGGAGTGCGCCGCCATCCGGAGCGCGAGGAGACCTTCGTCGTCAACCGGCGGATCGCGCGCTGGTTCGCTCTCGAGATCTTCCACCTGTTGGGTTTCCGGCGCCATGGCCTGCTCGGCGACGAGCTGGTGGTTTCGCGCCGCGCCGACGACACGCCGATCGCCTGA
- a CDS encoding NAD(P)/FAD-dependent oxidoreductase has translation MPAAPSPQHDVIVAGGGPSGATAALLLARHGFRVLVAERSRFPRFRLGESLLPANTPLLRRLGVAERLRQLPHTTKRGVEFGLGHLFDTSVVEFRDAFGPQESAFNVERAAFDTMLLDAAREAGAEVAEGLPLRRIHRLADDDVEVCLGDRRCRARYLLDATGQATVVGKHLGLRRDLAGMERIAYFAHATGVEGLAGERAGFPSILMMRDAWFWSIPLDAQRTSLGVVMDRSAARRLPVPPEQRLQWALARCPLLAHRCRDAVLPERNGVAADFTYRCAPACGPGYFLLGDAATFVDPIFSTGVYLGMAGATAASDGLTEALAGRRSPAAIRRRYRRFVDRSTRPYLRLIQQFYDPAFRDLLLAGAGPLQLHRAVLSLLAGHGVPRPAWRIRWRMALFGLAVKAQHLVPLAPRQSAQSLLSGAGEWNRQAAA, from the coding sequence ATGCCCGCTGCTCCTTCTCCCCAGCACGACGTCATCGTCGCCGGCGGCGGTCCCAGCGGTGCGACGGCGGCCCTCTTGCTGGCTCGCCATGGCTTCCGGGTGCTGGTCGCAGAACGCAGTCGTTTTCCGCGATTTCGCCTCGGCGAATCGCTCCTGCCGGCCAACACGCCGTTGCTGCGCCGGCTCGGCGTGGCAGAGCGTCTCCGCCAGCTCCCCCACACCACCAAGCGAGGCGTCGAGTTCGGCCTCGGACATCTCTTCGATACGTCCGTGGTCGAGTTCCGGGATGCCTTCGGCCCTCAGGAATCGGCCTTCAATGTCGAGCGCGCAGCCTTCGACACCATGCTCCTCGACGCCGCCCGGGAGGCCGGCGCCGAGGTCGCCGAGGGCCTGCCCTTGCGGCGCATCCACCGACTGGCCGACGACGACGTCGAGGTTTGCCTCGGTGACCGCCGCTGCCGGGCGCGATATCTGCTCGATGCCACCGGTCAGGCCACGGTGGTCGGAAAGCACCTCGGCCTGCGCCGCGACCTCGCCGGCATGGAGCGCATCGCCTACTTCGCCCACGCCACCGGCGTCGAAGGCCTGGCCGGCGAGCGGGCCGGCTTTCCGTCGATCCTGATGATGCGCGACGCTTGGTTCTGGAGCATTCCCCTCGACGCCCAGCGCACCAGCTTGGGGGTGGTGATGGATCGCTCCGCGGCGCGGCGCTTGCCGGTGCCTCCGGAGCAGCGATTGCAATGGGCCTTGGCCCGCTGCCCGCTGCTCGCCCACCGGTGCCGCGACGCCGTGCTCCCGGAGCGCAACGGCGTGGCCGCTGACTTCACCTACCGCTGCGCCCCCGCCTGCGGTCCGGGCTACTTTCTGCTCGGCGACGCCGCCACCTTCGTCGATCCGATTTTCTCCACCGGTGTCTACCTCGGCATGGCGGGGGCCACCGCTGCCAGCGATGGCCTGACTGAGGCGCTCGCCGGACGCCGTTCGCCCGCCGCCATCCGGCGGCGCTACCGGCGCTTCGTGGACCGCAGCACGCGACCCTACCTGCGCCTGATCCAGCAGTTCTATGACCCGGCATTTCGCGATCTCCTGCTCGCCGGCGCCGGCCCGCTGCAACTTCATCGGGCGGTGCTGTCGCTGCTCGCCGGCCACGGAGTCCCTCGACCGGCTTGGCGCATCCGCTGGCGCATGGCGCTCTTCGGTCTCGCCGTCAAAGCGCAGCATCTCGTTCCCCTGGCTCCCCGCCAATCGGCCCAGTCCCTGCTCTCCGGGGCAGGCGAGTGGAATCGGCAGGCTGCTGCTTGA